CCTCCAGCCGCTGGAGAACGCTCATCCCCGCCTCCGCTCAGATCAGAAGAAGAGGTAGTCCTTGAGCAGCCGGTAGACGTCCTGGTAGGTCGCGAAGACCATCAGGCAGAGGACCAGCAAAAGCCCCACGTACGTCCCGGCGATCACGGCCGATTCGGGCAGGGGACGGCCTCGGATCTTCTCGGCGATCAGGAAGATCATCTGGCCGCCGTCCAGAGGCGGGATCGGCAGGAAATTCAGGACGGCCAGGTTGATGCTGATCAGCCCGAGGAAGTTGAGCAAGTCGGTCAGGCTGGACTTCGCCGCGGAGTTGGCCATCCGGAAGATGCCGATCGGCCCGGCCGTCTGGTTCATGCTGACGCGGCCCGTCGAGAGGCTGCGGATCGTCGCGTAAACCAGGGCGATGTTCTCGACCGTCTCGTTCACGCCCTTCTTGACGGCGTCCACGAAGCCGAGCGGCGGCATCGTGCGGAAGGCGGGGAAGAACTCCAGGCCGCGGTTGGGGTTGAACCAGTCGGCCACGACCTCGGGCTGAACGGGAACCGGTTCGTCGCGGCCGTGAACCTTCAGGTTCAGGGTCTGGATCGGCAGCTCCTGGAGCAGTCCGAAGACGAACGGCCAGGCGGCCGTCTTGTCGTCGAGCTTGAGCGTCTGCTCGCGGGTCCCCGAGGTGGGCTCCATCGCGGAGCCGCCGTCGCGGCGAGGGCGAGGTTTGGTCGCGGGGATGACCACGGCGTCGATGACGTCGCCGGCCTTCAACCCGGCCTTGGCGGCGGGCGAATCCGCGACGACCCCCTGAACGACGGGCTTGATCGGGAAGGCGATCCCCAGGCCGGGGATCTGGATATCCTCGGACGGAGAGACCCGCCAGAAGGAGTCGCCCAAAGGCGAGTCGTTCGGGGTGACCGTCAGCGATATGGTTTCCGTCGCTGCTCCCTCGCCGCGCTGGACTTCAACGGTCATGGGCGAGCCGGCGTGGTCGAAGCAGGCCAGGGGCAGCCGCATCGGGTCGACGTCGTCGCGGCCGTCGACTTTGACGATCCGATCGCCCACGCGGAAGCCGGCGGCCTCGGCCGGCGAACCCTTGGCGATCGACCGGATCGGCTCGAATGCGAACTTCAGGCCCAGATCGACGAAGTGGTTGGGGGGGAGCGTCGCCTTGACCTCGACGCCGCCAGGGACGGCCTTGCCGCCGGCCGTCCGGGGCTCGAAGGTCACTTCCAACGGCTTGTCGCGGTTCCGCGTCGACGCCTGCACGAACGCTTCGTGGTTGGCCATGGGGACGAGCGGTTCGCCGGCCGGCGCGGCGGCTTTCACCGCCAGGGCGTCCAGGGGCTTGGACTGGGCCGGCCAGGGGAGCTTCGCCGCCTCGGGCGTCCCGGCCAGGGGCTGGTAGTCGCCGACTTCCAGCGACGAGCCGTACACGACGCCGATCGTCGGCTTGTCGGCGTTGGCGTCGCGACGGGGGGTGATCGTCAGGTTGATCGGGGCGGAAGCGCCAGGGCGTTCGACCTGAAAGTCGACGATCTGGCCTTCTCTGCTAAGGCTCACCGTCTTCATCAGGTCCTGAAAACCGACGTCGCGGCGGCCGTCGATGGCGATGATCTCGTCGCCGGCGCGGAGGCCGGCCTCGAACGCCGGCGAGCCTGACAGAACCGCCCCCACCCGCGCCGCCATCTCCTCGCGAGGCTGGCCGAAGACGTAGGCGAAGCAGACCATCGCCAGCAGGATGTTCATGATCACCCCCGCGGAGATGATCGCCATCCGGGCGCCGACCGGCTTGTTGTTGAACGCGCGGGGGTCGCTGGCGGCCTCGGCGTCAGGCGGCCCTTCGCCGACCTCGCCCCCTTCGCCGAGCATCTTGACGAAGCCGCCCAGCGGGATCGCGGCGATGACGTATTCGGTCTCTCCCCGCTTGAAGCCGAACAGGGTCTTGCCGAAGCCGATGGAGAACTTCTCGACCTTAACGCCGTTCCACTTGGCCAGCAGGAAGTGGCCGAGTTCATGAATGAAGATCACGAACCCGAGCCCGAGCACGACCTTCGCGATGTTCCAGAGCTGCATCAGGGCTTCCAACGTTGCACCTCCAGGCGAGCCGCGGCATCGACCTTCCACAGGCGGTCGAGCGTCGGGCAGGGGTCGTATTCGTGATCGTCGAGCGCGGCGCGGCAGGCCGCGGGGATGTCCAGGAAACCGATCTCGCCGCCGAGGAACCGTCCCACGGCGACCTCGTTGGCGGCGTTCAGGGCGGCCCCGGCGGTGCCGCCCTTCCGCATAACCTCGTAGGCCAGGTCGAGCGCCGGGAAGGTCTCCCGGTCGGGGGGCTCGAAGTGCAGGGCCGAGGGCTTCGTGAGGTCGAGCCGCGGGCCAGGGCAGGGGTGGCGGTCGGGGTAGGTGAGGGCGTACTGGATCGGCAGCCGCATGTCGGGCGGCGAGAGCTGGGCGACCACGCTGCCGTCGACGAACTCGACCATCGAGTGGATCGTGCTCTCGGGGTGGATGACGACCTCGATCTGCTCCGGCGCGAGGTCGAACAGCCAGCGGGCCTCGATCACCTCGAGCGCCTTGTTCATCAGCGTGGCCGAGTCGATCGTGATCTTGGGGCCCATGCTCCAGGTCGGATGCTTCAGGGCCATCTCGGGCGTGACGTCTTGCAGCTCGCGGCGGGTCTTGCCTCGGAAGGGGCCGCCGGACGAGGTCAGGATGACGCGCTTGACCTCGCGAGGCCCGCCCGACTTGAGGGCCTGGAAGATGGCCGAGTGTTCGCTGTCGACGGGGAGGAGGTCGGCACCTCGCTTCCGGGCCAGGTCCATGACCAGCGGGCCGGCGACGACGAGCGTCTCCTTGTTCGCCAGGGCCACCGTCTTGCCGGCCTCAAGCGCCGCCCAGGCTCCTTCCAGCCCGGCGGCGCCGACGATGGCGTCGAGCACGCGGTCGGTCTCGGGATCCTGGACCATCCGGATGACGCCGTCGCGTCCCGAGAGGACCTCGACGCCGGTGCCTCGCAGGGCCTCGCGAGCCTCCGCGACGGCCCCATCGCCGCCGACCGCGACGAATCGCGGGGCCGTCGAGCGGGCCTGATC
The Paludisphaera rhizosphaerae genome window above contains:
- a CDS encoding 1-deoxy-D-xylulose-5-phosphate reductoisomerase, translated to MERGEATTRVVVLGSTGSIGRSALDVIGADGPARLRAHGLSAHTNWKRLADQARSTAPRFVAVGGDGAVAEAREALRGTGVEVLSGRDGVIRMVQDPETDRVLDAIVGAAGLEGAWAALEAGKTVALANKETLVVAGPLVMDLARKRGADLLPVDSEHSAIFQALKSGGPREVKRVILTSSGGPFRGKTRRELQDVTPEMALKHPTWSMGPKITIDSATLMNKALEVIEARWLFDLAPEQIEVVIHPESTIHSMVEFVDGSVVAQLSPPDMRLPIQYALTYPDRHPCPGPRLDLTKPSALHFEPPDRETFPALDLAYEVMRKGGTAGAALNAANEVAVGRFLGGEIGFLDIPAACRAALDDHEYDPCPTLDRLWKVDAAARLEVQRWKP
- the rseP gene encoding RIP metalloprotease RseP; the encoded protein is MEALMQLWNIAKVVLGLGFVIFIHELGHFLLAKWNGVKVEKFSIGFGKTLFGFKRGETEYVIAAIPLGGFVKMLGEGGEVGEGPPDAEAASDPRAFNNKPVGARMAIISAGVIMNILLAMVCFAYVFGQPREEMAARVGAVLSGSPAFEAGLRAGDEIIAIDGRRDVGFQDLMKTVSLSREGQIVDFQVERPGASAPINLTITPRRDANADKPTIGVVYGSSLEVGDYQPLAGTPEAAKLPWPAQSKPLDALAVKAAAPAGEPLVPMANHEAFVQASTRNRDKPLEVTFEPRTAGGKAVPGGVEVKATLPPNHFVDLGLKFAFEPIRSIAKGSPAEAAGFRVGDRIVKVDGRDDVDPMRLPLACFDHAGSPMTVEVQRGEGAATETISLTVTPNDSPLGDSFWRVSPSEDIQIPGLGIAFPIKPVVQGVVADSPAAKAGLKAGDVIDAVVIPATKPRPRRDGGSAMEPTSGTREQTLKLDDKTAAWPFVFGLLQELPIQTLNLKVHGRDEPVPVQPEVVADWFNPNRGLEFFPAFRTMPPLGFVDAVKKGVNETVENIALVYATIRSLSTGRVSMNQTAGPIGIFRMANSAAKSSLTDLLNFLGLISINLAVLNFLPIPPLDGGQMIFLIAEKIRGRPLPESAVIAGTYVGLLLVLCLMVFATYQDVYRLLKDYLFF